The proteins below come from a single Panicum hallii strain FIL2 chromosome 7, PHallii_v3.1, whole genome shotgun sequence genomic window:
- the LOC112901459 gene encoding uncharacterized protein LOC112901459, whose product MKPGTLKSRRGSAGDDEEASGGGEYSSFPLTPRRVYWWSSGLLKAVVALVILMAGVLIGLAGSANVSRYYYYSSMGSSSISRGGGGNSRKKKKMRMEDDDEAAAAGLPPPPVLLEFRGFVDPGPPWGHSMSDQELFWRASMAPRLEEYPFQRVPKVAFLFLTRGPLPFAPLWERFFRGHEGLYSVYVHAVPGYAGRYRRSSPFHGRQIPSREVSWGSITLVDAEKRLLANALLDWSNQRFVLVSESCVPVFNFRTVYEYLVNSAESYVESYNIDVPQCAGRYNPRMAPEILEEQWRKGSEWFELSRELAVDVVADQRYYALFRRHCTPSCYPDEHYIPTYLHLWHGARNANRTVTWVDWSRGGPHPARFGKAATTAAFVAAIRNNGTSCLYNGRPTTVCYLFARKFAPSALGTLLNLSTTLLDF is encoded by the exons ATGAAGCCGGGAACCCTCAAGTCCCGTCGAGGCAGTGCCGGCGACGACGAGGAGGCTTCTGGCGGCGGGGAGTACAGCAGCTTCCCGCTGACCCCGCGCAGAGTGTACTGGTGGTCGTCGGGGCTGCTCAAGGCCGTGGTGGCGCTGGTGATCCTGATGGCCGGCGTGCTGATCGGGCTTGCGGGCAGCGCCAACGTGTCGCGCTACTACTACTACAGCAGCATGGGGTCGTC AAGCAtcagccgcggcggcggcggcaacagtaggaagaagaagaagatgaggatggaagacgacgacgaagcagcagcagcaggccttCCTCCTCCGCCGGTGCTGCTGGAGTTCCGTGGGTTCGTGGACCCCGGGCCTCCGTGGGGTCACTCGATGTCGGACCAGGAGCTGTTCTGGCGCGCGTCCATGGCGCCGCGCTTGGAGGAGTACCCGTTCCAGCGCGTGCCCAAGGTGGCGTTCCTGTTCCTGACGCGCGGGCCGCTGCCGTTCGCGCCGCTGTGGGAGCGCTTCTTCCGCGGGCACGAGGGGCTCTACTCGGTGTACGTGCACGCGGTGCCGGGGTACGCGGGGCGCTACCGGCGGTCGTCGCCGTTCCACGGGCGGCAGATCCCGAGCCGGGAGGTGTCGTGGGGATCCATCACGCTGGTGGACGCGGAGAAGCGGCTGCTGGCGAACGCGCTGCTGGACTGGTCGAACCAGCGCTTCGTGCTGGTGTCGGAGAGCTGCGTGCCGGTGTTCAACTTCCGGACGGTGTACGAGTACCTGGTGAACTCGGCGGAGAGCTACGTGGAGTCGTACAACATCGACGTGCCCCAGTGCGCGGGGCGCTACAACCCGCGGATGGCGCCGGAGATCCTGGAGGAGCAGTGGCGCAAGGGCTCCGAGTGGTTCGAGCTCAGCCGGGAGCTGGCCGTCGACGTGGTGGCGGACCAGCGCTACTACGCGCTGTTCCGGCGGCACTGCACGCCATCGTGCTACCCGGACGAGCACTACATCCCGACGTACCTGCACCTGTGGCACGGCGCGCGCAACGCCAACCGGACGGTCACCTGGGTGGACTGGTCGCGCGGGGGGCCGCACCCGGCGCGCTTCGGCAAGGCCGCCACCACGGCGGCGTTCGTGGCGGCCATCCGCAACAACGGCACAAGCTGCCTGTACAACGGCAGGCCCACCACGGTGTGCTACCTCTTCGCCAGGAAGTTCGCGCCCAGCGCGCTGGGGACGCTGCTCAACCTCAGCACCACGCTGCTAGATTTCTGA